The Candidatus Acidulodesulfobacterium acidiphilum DNA window AAGATATTTCCCTTGTGAATTATTATATGAGTATGCTTTAGGCATAAAGAAAATCGGGCTTAAAAAAAATAGATACGCAAAAGCTATAAATATATAAGAAATGTAAGGAAATAATATTGATTTATTTTTTTTCATAGTTTTCATATTCATATCGGGTATCTCCTAAAAGTATTTATTTTCCGGATTTACCGGCCGTATTTATAGTTACTTCGACCATCATGCCGGGCTTTAAAAGATGATTTTTGTCGTTTAATATCTCAATCCTGACGGGAAGCCTGTGCGTTACTTTTGTAAATGTTCCCGAAGGGTTATTTGTAGGAATTAATGCAAATTTAGAGGTCGTAACCGAACCTACGAATTTAACCGTACCTCTAAAAACTTTTCCTGGAAAAGAGTCTACCGTAATAGTAACAGGGTCTCCTTTTTTAACGTTACCTATGACTGTTTCTTTTACGTTCGCAGTTACCCAGACGCGCTTCAAATTATTTTCCATAACTATAGGTGTACTCGGCGTAACATATTCGCCTGCGTAAGACATTTTTTCGGTTATGACGCCGTTTATAGGCGAATATATAAAAGTATTTTTATAGTTGGCGAGAGCAACTTTATAAGCGGCTTGAGCTACCTTAACTGCCTTTTCTATAGGAATAAGCGTCGTCAGTTTGTTTGCGTAAGAAACGCTCTTTATATATCTGGATTCCACATAATTTCTTCTTGCGGTTCTAAGTGCCGACTGAGCCGATATAAAAGCCTGTCTTGAAATTAGATACTGGGTATCAAGGGTATCGAACTGTTCTTTTGTTATAAACTGTTTATTTAAAAGGGCAAGTCCCCTCAAATAATTTTTTTTGGCAAGTATATACGATAATTTTGCTTTATGGAGATTTGCCGAAGCAGTCGTATAAGACAGCCTGTTAATGTAGTATGCGTTATAAGAGTTTCCTATGAATTGCGCAACATTACCTCCGGCGCTAAATAGTTTTGCCTTTGCAAGTTTATAATTTTCTTTAGCCTGAAGCATTTCGGGATAATACGTCGAATCATTAATGCGGGCTATAAGCTCGCCTTTTTTAACTATTTCGTTTTTATGTACGTAAACTGCTTTTATATTGCCCGGAACCATAGTGCTTATTGAGACTATATGTCCGTCAACCTCGGCATCTTCCGTATATACGTGGGTAAGCCCGAAAATATACCATCTTAGTACGAATATACCGCCTATAATTGCAATTAAAAGTATAATAGAAGCGGTAATAATATTTTTTTTGGTAAATTTGCTGTCAGCTTCTTTTAAAGAGTCGTTTTGCGCCGTTTCGGCTTTTTCGTTTTCTCCGTTCATTCAGAACCACCCGATTAATTATTTATTCGTTATTTATTGAATTGGTTAATTGATTATTAAATTACATAAATTACATATTATTTTGAATTTCTATAAAATATCTTAAATTTAGTTAAATTTATCGATTTTCATATCTATAAGTTTTCTTTTAAAAGAACCGATAAGTCTTTTTAAATCCAAAACGGATTCGTAATAATCGAGCTTTGCCGAAAGCAGATTATGCCTCGCCCTCGTAAGTTCCGCAAGCGCAGTAACAACGTCGACGCTTGTAGCCACTCCTGCTTTAAATTCTTCTTCTACAAGGGTAAAATTTTTAGAAGCAAATTTTTCTTCGTGCCTAAGAGTACCGACCTGCGATTTTAAACTTTTTACGTTATAGAACATCGATATTACCTGAGCTTTAAGATTTCTCTTTTCCTGAAGCGTATCATACATAGCTTCGTTTGCCTCGGAACGCGTCTTTTCTATGGAAATAATCCTATTAGCGCCCTGAAATATAGGCATAGTCAAGGTAGCGCCGGCCGTCCAAAAATTAGTAGAACCCGCCGGAATAAAGTGGCTGTTTGACAAAGCGTTGTATGAAGCCGAAAAATTTATTTTCGGAATATACTGGGACTCGTAATACGCCGTCTGGTCGGATGCCGATTTTTGGGCAAATTTCAGGGACTTCAAACCGGGGTTGTTATTATATGCAAGAACGATTAATTTGCGAAGTTCGGTTTTTTTAAACAGGGGCTGTTTAGGCTTAGTCGTTATAAAATGGCGGCTGACGCCCAGCAGGGAAGCAAGCGCCGCCTTATCCGATTTTAACTTATTTTTAGCGCTTATAAGCTCCTGCTTTGCAGCATAAAACTGAGATTTTGCCTGCAGAAGGTCGGTTATAATAGCAAGTCCCGCGTTAAGCTTTGCGGTAGTAAGCTCAAGATGGGCTTTTGCTTCTTTAAACGTTTTATGGTCTGCTTTTATTAAGCTTACGTCGTTTAAAACGGTATAATAATCAACCGCTACGCTGTAAAGAGTGCCTGCGGAAACGTTATTAAGAGACATTTTAGAAGACTTTTCCTTATTTTCCGCCGCCATATAAGCCGGAATAGCGCCGACGTTAAACAGAGGTTCGTTTAACGTAAAACTATACTGGTAGTTAGGAAAAAAGAATAAAAATATATTACCCATAAGCGGCGCAAACTGCGTCGGAACCGGAGCCGAATTTTTATGCATTCTCTGGTCGGTATATTTAAGCGAAATATCCGGCAAAACCATACCTATGGCAGACCATTTTAAAAGTGACGACTGATAATAGCTTTCTTTTGCGGCTTTTATGGTGTCGTTGCGGTTAACGGCAAGCTTATAAGCTTCGTTCAATGTAATCAGCCTGCCCGAATGTCTGACCGGTTTAAGATAGAATGCGTATGCGCCTTTGGCGGCAAAAGGAGATAAAAATGAAGCCGTAAAATAGACGGCGGCAAATACGATTATAAGTATCGTTTTAATCGAATATTTATATATATATCTATCTGCATATTTAATGCAACTTTTAATTTTCATGATTTTATTTGATTTATTTTTCTTTTTATCAGGTCTTTATTTTCTGCTTTTTTTCATCGTATATTTTTATTATAATGACTTAATAGTCATAAGTCAATATTTTTTATACAGCTTGTTATTTTATTTTTATTCATAATTATTACGGCTTATTATAAAAAAATTATATAAAGTTATTTAACTTTTTATTCCGGTAATTATAAAGCCGATATGGAAAGGAAGATTTTTAATCTTTAAGTCTTTAAATCTTTTTTCGCCTAGTATTTTAAGCATTTTTTTTCTGTCGAACGCCAGTATGCTGTATGTAAGCCATTCATATGCTTTTTTATCTATAAAAGAGCCTATTAATCTTATAAAAATAAAATATATTTTAAAGAAAATATTGAAAAAATTATTCTCCGGCCTGCCCATTTCCAGTATAATAAATTTGCCTCCTTTTTTTAAAACTCTTCTCAGCTCGTCGGAAAATGTTTCTACGTCGTCCACGTTCCTCAGCAAAAAACCTGCGGTAACTACGTCATAGGCGCATCCCGGTTCGACTAAATCCATGGCGTCCTCTACTTTAAAACAAATATTGTTTATCTTTTTCTTTTTAATCTTATTTTCGGCGATATTGACCATATCGGCATTAAAATCTACGCCGACTATCTCGACATGTTTATTTGCGGCTTTTGCTTTTCTGGATATATCTATGGCAATAGAACCCGTTCCCGTAGCGACATCGAGAATTCTGTAATCGCCTAAATTACCGTTATCCGAGGAAACCGCTTCTTTTGCTACTTCGAGACGCCAAAGCCCGTCGATTCCGAAACTGAATACATGCCCCCAGAAATCATATACTTCGGCTATAGAGGTAAAAATGTTATTTATTTTTTCCGACATATTAATTAATAAACTTAATAGCTATTATATAAAAAAAGAAAAAACCGGTTTAAAACAGAAAAAGCATAACTGCATTCACAGAAAATATAAAACACGGCGCCGTCAACCCTTTTTTATAAACCCGTCCGCATCTTCGCCGTCCGCATACCGGTGACCCCCCAAGACTTATCGTTACCGCCGTTACATATTTGAATATATGGTTTTCAATTGTATTTTTTAAACTTAAATTATCTTAAACGGATTCTTTCATGAACTTACGATTTC harbors:
- a CDS encoding HlyD family secretion protein, which encodes MNGENEKAETAQNDSLKEADSKFTKKNIITASIILLIAIIGGIFVLRWYIFGLTHVYTEDAEVDGHIVSISTMVPGNIKAVYVHKNEIVKKGELIARINDSTYYPEMLQAKENYKLAKAKLFSAGGNVAQFIGNSYNAYYINRLSYTTASANLHKAKLSYILAKKNYLRGLALLNKQFITKEQFDTLDTQYLISRQAFISAQSALRTARRNYVESRYIKSVSYANKLTTLIPIEKAVKVAQAAYKVALANYKNTFIYSPINGVITEKMSYAGEYVTPSTPIVMENNLKRVWVTANVKETVIGNVKKGDPVTITVDSFPGKVFRGTVKFVGSVTTSKFALIPTNNPSGTFTKVTHRLPVRIEILNDKNHLLKPGMMVEVTINTAGKSGK
- a CDS encoding TolC family protein; protein product: MKIKSCIKYADRYIYKYSIKTILIIVFAAVYFTASFLSPFAAKGAYAFYLKPVRHSGRLITLNEAYKLAVNRNDTIKAAKESYYQSSLLKWSAIGMVLPDISLKYTDQRMHKNSAPVPTQFAPLMGNIFLFFFPNYQYSFTLNEPLFNVGAIPAYMAAENKEKSSKMSLNNVSAGTLYSVAVDYYTVLNDVSLIKADHKTFKEAKAHLELTTAKLNAGLAIITDLLQAKSQFYAAKQELISAKNKLKSDKAALASLLGVSRHFITTKPKQPLFKKTELRKLIVLAYNNNPGLKSLKFAQKSASDQTAYYESQYIPKINFSASYNALSNSHFIPAGSTNFWTAGATLTMPIFQGANRIISIEKTRSEANEAMYDTLQEKRNLKAQVISMFYNVKSLKSQVGTLRHEEKFASKNFTLVEEEFKAGVATSVDVVTALAELTRARHNLLSAKLDYYESVLDLKRLIGSFKRKLIDMKIDKFN
- a CDS encoding ubiquinone/menaquinone biosynthesis methyltransferase, producing MSEKINNIFTSIAEVYDFWGHVFSFGIDGLWRLEVAKEAVSSDNGNLGDYRILDVATGTGSIAIDISRKAKAANKHVEIVGVDFNADMVNIAENKIKKKKINNICFKVEDAMDLVEPGCAYDVVTAGFLLRNVDDVETFSDELRRVLKKGGKFIILEMGRPENNFFNIFFKIYFIFIRLIGSFIDKKAYEWLTYSILAFDRKKMLKILGEKRFKDLKIKNLPFHIGFIITGIKS